A section of the Deinococcus sp. KNUC1210 genome encodes:
- a CDS encoding prepilin-type N-terminal cleavage/methylation domain-containing protein encodes MKRLSSPRRPLPTPRVQGFTLIELLVVIAIIAILAAIFVPSYAAAQKRPNDVAALQCGKAIVAGQITYMAEHNGVPAGSLAQLGNADAVEQCQNIQLIQDGPTITQGSAGNNNIAVGGTNYAFRVWSNNGSAIYAYNRDGNVKFVKQN; translated from the coding sequence ATGAAACGCCTTTCCTCACCCCGCCGTCCCCTGCCCACGCCCCGCGTGCAGGGCTTTACCCTTATCGAACTGCTGGTGGTCATCGCCATCATCGCCATCCTCGCCGCCATCTTCGTCCCCAGCTATGCCGCAGCACAGAAAAGGCCCAATGACGTGGCTGCGCTGCAATGTGGCAAAGCCATCGTGGCGGGGCAGATCACCTATATGGCCGAACACAACGGTGTCCCGGCTGGCAGCCTGGCGCAACTCGGCAATGCAGATGCGGTGGAGCAGTGTCAGAACATCCAGCTGATTCAGGACGGCCCCACCATCACGCAGGGCAGCGCGGGCAACAACAACATCGCGGTGGGCGGCACCAACTATGCCTTCCGGGTGTGGTCGAACAATGGCTCGGCGATTTACGCGTACAACCGTGACGGCAACGTCAAATTCGTCAAGCAGAACTGA
- a CDS encoding prepilin-type N-terminal cleavage/methylation domain-containing protein: MKNTRRTQGFTLIELLVVIAIIAILAAIFVPSYAAAQKRPNDVAALQCGKAIVAAQITYESEHNGQAANSVAALANADVTEQCSGVQVGEDWQATAAGLGTGGSNGIGVGGSNYAFKVWSQRGSAMYVYNRDAGPHFGKIN, encoded by the coding sequence ATGAAGAACACGCGACGAACGCAGGGCTTTACGTTGATCGAACTGCTGGTGGTGATTGCGATCATTGCGATCCTTGCGGCGATTTTTGTGCCGAGCTATGCCGCCGCGCAGAAGCGCCCAAACGATGTCGCCGCGCTGCAATGCGGAAAGGCGATCGTGGCAGCACAGATCACGTATGAAAGCGAGCACAACGGTCAGGCGGCGAACAGTGTGGCGGCCCTCGCCAATGCCGATGTGACCGAGCAGTGCAGCGGCGTGCAGGTGGGGGAGGACTGGCAGGCGACGGCGGCCGGGCTCGGAACCGGCGGCAGCAATGGCATTGGCGTGGGCGGGTCGAACTACGCCTTTAAGGTGTGGTCGCAGCGCGGCAGTGCCATGTATGTGTACAACCGCGATGCCGGTCCGCATTTCGGCAAGATCAACTGA
- a CDS encoding type II secretion system protein — translation MTACTQGRSHGSTRRTGRAARRVRGFTLLELLAVLAIIGILAAVLIPNLIGLRKRPHDLEALQCGKAIVTAQITYESEHQGVAADSLDQLNTRDVNGACRKVQVAGLNELTAQEVEGTNNLSSSGEADGMYAFKVWSVEGTGMFVYDRWTGRRFTRVE, via the coding sequence ATGACGGCCTGCACGCAGGGGAGGTCACACGGCAGCACGCGCCGCACCGGGCGTGCTGCCCGGCGGGTGCGGGGCTTCACGCTGCTGGAGCTGCTGGCCGTCCTGGCAATCATCGGGATACTGGCCGCGGTCCTGATCCCAAATTTGATCGGCTTACGAAAACGCCCACATGACCTGGAAGCGCTGCAATGCGGCAAAGCGATTGTCACAGCCCAGATCACCTATGAAAGCGAGCATCAAGGCGTGGCAGCGGACAGTCTCGACCAGCTCAATACCCGCGACGTCAATGGGGCCTGTCGGAAAGTGCAGGTCGCTGGGCTGAATGAGCTCACGGCCCAGGAGGTCGAGGGCACGAACAATCTCAGCTCGTCTGGGGAAGCCGATGGGATGTACGCCTTCAAGGTGTGGAGTGTGGAGGGGACCGGAATGTTTGTGTATGACCGGTGGACGGGGCGGCGATTTACGAGAGTCGAGTAG
- a CDS encoding transposase family protein, whose protein sequence is MSVPRFLELATPENISRVHPITHAILCLAALQGATHDLTLFHASKTKLHPETALIADAGYQGILRAHSCARTPTKATKKHPLTPAQKQDNQTLSRLRLPTLHVIRCLKIFRCLSSVYRHRRRRLQLRLSLLAGLYNAMLLCP, encoded by the coding sequence ATGAGCGTACCCCGATTTTTAGAACTAGCCACCCCGGAAAATATCTCAAGGGTGCATCCCATCACCCACGCCATTCTCTGCCTCGCTGCTCTGCAAGGGGCCACCCATGACCTGACTCTCTTCCACGCTTCCAAAACGAAGCTCCATCCAGAAACGGCGTTGATCGCCGATGCGGGGTATCAAGGCATCCTACGAGCACACTCGTGTGCTCGTACCCCAACGAAAGCCACCAAAAAGCATCCCTTGACCCCTGCCCAAAAACAGGACAACCAGACCTTATCCCGGCTACGTCTTCCCACCCTCCATGTCATCCGTTGCCTCAAGATCTTTCGATGTCTGTCCAGTGTCTACCGACATCGTCGTCGACGGTTGCAGCTCCGGCTGAGCCTTCTGGCAGGTCTATACAACGCCATGCTCCTCTGCCCGTGA
- a CDS encoding TetR/AcrR family transcriptional regulator, translating to MTHTIPRVDPRILRTRRSIQAAFQTLLSEQGLAPLTVQDITARAGVNRATFYAHYQDKYTLFAQVLQEHLDALLVTTVTWPLTFDAQGLRSLLTATCLFMAQVHDQCHVHDDDMEMQINQQVQQRLGDHIRRSLSDCQQAPNSKIMSRELLATLTASSVYAAALIWGRAPAGRTLEAYVTETLVFVLAGVEASGFRPLAGRATAVLEAAR from the coding sequence ATGACCCACACGATCCCGCGCGTTGATCCACGCATTCTGCGCACCAGGCGCTCAATCCAGGCGGCCTTTCAGACGCTGCTCAGTGAACAGGGCCTCGCGCCGCTCACCGTTCAGGACATCACTGCGCGGGCGGGTGTCAACCGCGCAACCTTTTACGCTCACTACCAGGACAAATACACCTTGTTTGCTCAGGTTCTCCAGGAGCACCTGGACGCCCTGCTGGTCACCACTGTGACCTGGCCCCTGACCTTTGACGCCCAAGGCCTGCGCAGCTTGCTGACGGCTACCTGCCTGTTCATGGCACAGGTCCATGACCAGTGTCACGTTCACGACGATGACATGGAGATGCAGATCAACCAGCAGGTCCAGCAGCGGCTCGGTGACCACATACGGAGGAGTCTGAGCGACTGCCAGCAGGCTCCAAATTCGAAAATCATGTCCAGGGAGTTGCTGGCCACATTGACAGCAAGCAGCGTCTATGCCGCAGCGCTGATCTGGGGCCGGGCGCCGGCGGGGCGGACGTTGGAGGCGTACGTCACGGAAACGTTGGTGTTTGTGCTCGCGGGAGTCGAGGCGAGTGGGTTTCGGCCACTTGCAGGGCGCGCTACCGCTGTCCTCGAGGCCGCTCGGTGA
- a CDS encoding NAD(P)-dependent oxidoreductase — translation MKKLIVFGASGGTGRHVVERALEAGHEVTAFVRQPSAFPATHPRFRLVVGDVRLPQDVAAGCAGQDAVLSALGPSQKFEPICEEGTRSILAGMHAHGLKRLVALSAYGAADTHHGAYSWVTWTMLKTKMQDKERMETLIRGSEIDWTLVRPPP, via the coding sequence ATGAAGAAGTTGATCGTATTCGGAGCATCTGGCGGCACCGGCCGTCACGTCGTCGAGCGGGCTCTGGAAGCAGGGCATGAGGTGACGGCCTTCGTTCGGCAGCCCAGCGCCTTTCCGGCCACACATCCCAGGTTCCGACTGGTGGTCGGAGACGTGCGCCTGCCACAGGACGTCGCTGCTGGCTGTGCTGGACAGGACGCGGTGCTGAGTGCACTCGGACCGAGCCAGAAATTCGAACCGATCTGCGAAGAGGGCACGCGCTCGATCCTCGCAGGAATGCACGCACACGGCTTGAAACGGCTGGTGGCCCTGAGTGCCTACGGCGCGGCGGACACCCACCACGGTGCTTACAGCTGGGTGACATGGACGATGTTGAAGACCAAGATGCAGGACAAAGAGCGGATGGAAACTCTGATCCGGGGCAGTGAGATCGACTGGACGCTTGTTCGCCCCCCGCCCTGA
- a CDS encoding SDR family oxidoreductase: MTAVSSASWSSPLWGQTALVTGAAGGMGRVIATDLARQGAAVLLVVRRAAQGKVLKREIAQATGNLEVDFLVADLSVQTSIRQLVTAVRQRHAQLHILVNNAGVHLQERQLSVDGIEMHFAVNHLAPFLLSNLLLDMMNVSAPARIVNVSSQTIADTRSLPFFGRSRPAVLDLNDLQSARNFEPGVAYGRSKLAMVMCGYVLARRLQGSGVTVNALHPGIVATDIVADVAPPLVRPFLSVIRRFLLTPEQGAASTVRLASLPELETVTGTYFVRANEQRSPESSYDVLTQERLWNASAALVGLS, encoded by the coding sequence ATGACAGCGGTCTCATCAGCATCATGGAGCTCCCCCCTGTGGGGCCAGACCGCCCTGGTCACGGGCGCCGCCGGAGGCATGGGCCGGGTGATCGCCACTGACCTGGCCCGGCAGGGGGCCGCCGTGCTGCTGGTCGTTCGCCGCGCAGCGCAGGGGAAGGTCCTGAAACGCGAGATCGCGCAGGCCACCGGGAACCTGGAGGTGGACTTCCTGGTGGCCGACCTGTCGGTTCAGACATCGATCCGGCAACTGGTCACCGCGGTTCGTCAGCGGCATGCGCAGCTCCACATCCTGGTCAACAATGCCGGTGTTCATCTGCAGGAACGGCAGTTGAGTGTAGATGGAATAGAGATGCACTTCGCCGTCAATCATCTGGCCCCCTTCCTGCTCAGCAACCTGCTGCTGGACATGATGAACGTGAGCGCCCCGGCCCGCATCGTGAACGTCAGCTCGCAGACCATAGCCGACACCCGCTCTCTGCCCTTTTTCGGCCGCTCTCGCCCAGCCGTGCTCGACCTGAACGACCTCCAGAGCGCGCGAAACTTCGAGCCGGGAGTGGCGTATGGCCGTTCGAAATTGGCGATGGTCATGTGCGGCTACGTCCTGGCCCGGCGGCTCCAGGGCAGCGGCGTGACCGTGAACGCGCTGCACCCTGGCATCGTGGCCACCGACATCGTAGCTGACGTCGCCCCGCCGCTGGTCCGACCTTTCCTCAGCGTCATCAGGCGGTTTCTCCTGACGCCCGAACAGGGCGCGGCATCAACGGTGCGGCTAGCAAGCTTACCCGAACTGGAGACGGTCACAGGAACGTATTTCGTCCGAGCAAACGAGCAGCGTTCGCCGGAGAGCTCATACGATGTTCTTACGCAGGAGCGGCTTTGGAACGCCAGTGCAGCGCTTGTGGGACTCTCCTGA
- a CDS encoding Zn-ribbon-containing protein: MYVADLCFEGASVGDSDVISDKVNTLIAALRMNGQVCGREWPISTSNKDVVVTVLVPERSSLDESHANRYVSRALAGLGEVGVARPRVEIRGRDISSASSCICKVISSYILFTNYTSLESSLRCGSCFQPVPLYRIPASSNDEYNDIIVWQSDYQACDRLQMNCRTLERAATRELSSFDSNLSKQGIEICDRIFSSTKVPTYYYLYRYNGRSKKRERERLCPSCRKDWLLENPWHIFDFKCDSCRILSNVAWNVR; the protein is encoded by the coding sequence ATGTACGTTGCTGATCTTTGCTTTGAAGGTGCAAGTGTCGGTGATTCTGATGTCATTTCCGACAAAGTCAACACTTTGATTGCTGCTTTGCGAATGAATGGACAGGTTTGCGGGCGAGAGTGGCCTATTTCTACTTCGAACAAAGATGTCGTCGTCACTGTTCTGGTGCCTGAGAGGAGCTCATTAGACGAATCTCATGCGAATCGGTATGTGTCACGTGCTCTTGCGGGACTTGGAGAGGTTGGTGTCGCCCGCCCCCGCGTTGAAATAAGAGGGAGGGATATTAGCAGTGCATCATCTTGTATCTGTAAAGTGATTAGTTCTTACATTCTGTTTACAAATTATACTTCATTAGAATCGTCATTACGGTGTGGTAGTTGCTTTCAACCGGTGCCTTTGTACAGAATTCCGGCCAGCTCCAATGATGAATACAATGACATTATTGTCTGGCAATCAGATTATCAGGCGTGTGATCGTCTTCAGATGAACTGTAGGACTCTTGAGAGAGCAGCTACGCGTGAATTGTCGAGCTTCGATAGCAACCTATCAAAGCAAGGCATTGAAATCTGCGATAGGATTTTTAGCAGTACAAAAGTGCCGACGTATTATTATTTATACCGGTATAACGGACGCAGTAAAAAGCGGGAACGTGAACGACTCTGCCCATCTTGTCGTAAAGATTGGCTGCTCGAAAACCCCTGGCACATCTTTGATTTCAAATGTGACTCTTGCAGGATTCTCTCCAACGTTGCTTGGAATGTCCGCTAA
- a CDS encoding transposase, which translates to MRVVATKSPLGDLVIIATDVGVWEIWKLYKLRWSVECTFGSSKSRGFDLERTGMTDLKRLERLFGLVTLAWLNCLRIGVWKQPVKPIKVLAHRRKDMSLVRYGSEHLRNALRWDPGGLVELFALLILPFSAPGAACPEDVRYRAHEHQKVGAAFPQHQRISTKRMAQDEAFFTNSLPCRLNMCKNSV; encoded by the coding sequence ATGCGCGTGGTCGCCACGAAATCCCCATTAGGGGATCTCGTCATCATCGCCACAGATGTTGGCGTGTGGGAAATATGGAAGCTGTACAAGCTGCGATGGTCGGTGGAATGCACGTTCGGCAGCTCCAAGTCTAGAGGCTTCGACTTGGAGCGCACCGGCATGACGGATCTCAAGCGATTGGAGCGACTCTTTGGTCTGGTGACCCTGGCATGGTTGAACTGTCTTCGGATCGGCGTCTGGAAGCAGCCCGTCAAACCGATCAAGGTGCTGGCCCATCGCCGAAAGGACATGAGCCTAGTGCGCTACGGTTCAGAGCATCTGAGAAACGCCTTACGCTGGGATCCAGGAGGACTGGTCGAACTCTTTGCCCTCCTGATCCTTCCATTCTCGGCGCCAGGAGCGGCTTGCCCCGAAGATGTCCGCTACAGAGCTCATGAACACCAGAAAGTTGGTGCAGCCTTCCCACAACACCAGAGAATCTCGACAAAAAGAATGGCACAGGACGAGGCTTTTTTCACAAACAGTCTTCCCTGCCGCCTCAACATGTGTAAAAACTCTGTGTGA